The following are encoded in a window of Lates calcarifer isolate ASB-BC8 linkage group LG20, TLL_Latcal_v3, whole genome shotgun sequence genomic DNA:
- the rbm41 gene encoding RNA-binding protein 41, with the protein MRRVSRRSCEDGPLLEEQETEGQRQLHSLLLQQLHTDVDIDRCVAKRQCFAPAALYRPFGEQAAGVRSLSQFQALQDGEKELASLRELGLTDAEIQLWQSRDAPEAAEKSHGVCAAPGAKHQRLQAIRDKIEARAELLSRPQRFAASRPLSRREMEIERSLFQGNDRLGFLTALYHRDEDNEEGQQGASSSDPMDSLYRDVLREEAQQASLQDSERETHLRASHLSTHRTVPDQSQYSQTDNDQSKDTSEHHSEPHDENSTSSDRLESSSQTSKTDRQERTRPAAPTKIEINQPIGSLCGAAGAGSGGPLTVRGEIETITDEEILQNRESEEGIRSIPRFRNYQAGKPSKLLCVKNLSAQASVAQLVALFSRFEPENGPRVVYRLLTGRMKGQAFITLPDAETAQKALVLVHGYRLLGKPLVVEFGRERQEEEKQKEKEVQEEKK; encoded by the exons ATGCGAAG AGTGAGCCGGCGATCCTGTGAGGACGGTCCTctgctggaggagcaggagacGGAGGGCCAGCGGCAGCTGCACagcctcctgctgcagcagctccacactgACGTCGACATCGACCG ATGCGTAGCCAAGAGGCAGTGCTTCGCCCCGGCGGCACTCTATCGGCCGTTTGGGGAGCAGGCGGCCGGAGTGAGGAGCCTGTCCCAGTTCCAAGCCTTGCAGGACGGGGAAAAGGAGCTGGCCAGCCTGCGGGAGCTGGGCCTCACTGACGCCGAGATCCAGCTGTGGCAGAGCAGAGACGCACCAGAAGCAGCGGAGAAG TCCCATGGCGTGTGCGCAGCTCCCGGGGCGAAGCATCAGCGTCTGCAGGCCATCAGAGACAAGATCGAAGCCAGGGCGGAGCTCCTGTCCCGCCCACAGCGCTTCGCCGCCAGCCGGCCACTGTCACGCCGGGAGATGGAGATTGAACGATCGCTGTTCCAGGGAAACGACCGTCTGGGTTTTCTGACTGCGCTTTACCATCGAG atgAAGATAATGAGGAGGGCCAGCAGGGGGCGTCGTCCTCTGATCCAATGGACTCTCTGTACAGAGACGTTCTCAGAGAGGAGGCACAGCAAGCTTCACTACAGGActctgagagagaaacacacctGAGAGCATCACACCTGTCTACACATAGAACTGTACCTGACCAATCACAAtactcacagacagacaatgaCCAATCCAAAGACACCTCCGAGCATCATTCAGAGCCGCATGATGAAAACAGTACATCATCAGACCGGCTGGAGTCAAGTTCACAGAcctcaaagacagacagacaggagcgAACACGACCGGCTGCTCCAACAAAGATAGAAATAAACCAGCCAATCGGCAGTCTGTGTGGAGCGGCGGGGGCGGGGTCAGGGGGACCGCTGACTGTCCGAGGGGAGATTGAGACAATTACAGACGAAGAAATCCTGCAGAACCGTGAGTCTGAGGAAGGGATCCGGAGCATCCCGAGGTTCCGAAACTACCAGGCAGGAAAACCCTCCAAG CTGCTGTGTGTAAAGAACCTGAGTGCACAGGCGTCTGTGGCCCAGCTGGTGGCGCTGTTCTCCAGGTTTGAGCCGGAGAACGGGCCCCGAGTTGTTTACCGCCTGCTGACTGGAAGGATGAAGGGTCAGGCCTTCATCACTCTGCCAG ATGCTGAAACAGCCCAGAAGGCCTTGGTTTTGGTCCATGGATACCGGTTGCTAGGGAAACCTTTGGTGGTGGAGTTTGGCCGTGAGcgacaggaagaggagaaacagaaagagaaggaagtgcaggaggagaagaaataa
- the cldn2 gene encoding claudin-2, producing MASAALELMGFFLGLLGMVGTLVATVLPYWQTSAHIGSNIVTAVANMRGLWMECVYQSTGAFQCETYNSMLALPSDLQASRALMVISVVMSILAIAMASLGMQCTLCLEGSGAVKSRVAGAGGGLFFTAGFLALIPVAWTTHEVVQTFYRPNVPASMKYELGECIYVGLASALISMLGGGMLCVSCCEEQDGGRGRRHGGGYPYPAGGGVSGTGVRTTSQIYRNPTLQVGGINTPSRGQTLVRSTSDSSHSGTRGVQGGKKPTAAGYDVTGYV from the coding sequence ATGGCGTCAGCAGCTCTGGAGCTGATGGGTTTCTTCCTGGGCCTGCTGGGGATGGTGGGCACCCTGGTCGCCACAGTGCTGCCATACTGGCAGACCTCTGCCCACATCGGCTCCAACATCGTCACGGCTGTGGCCAACATGAGGGGCCTGTGGATGGAGTGTGTGTATCAGAGCACAGGGGCCTTCCAGTGTGAGACCTACAACTCCATGCTGGCCCTTCCCTCCGACCTGCAGGCCTCGCGTGCTCTCATGGTCATCTCCGTGGTGATGTCTATCCTCGCGATTGCCATGGCGTCCCTGGGGATGCAGTGCACTCTTTGCCTGGAGGGCTCAGGTGCAGTGAAGAGTCGCGTGGCTGGTGCCGGCGGGGGCTTATTCTTTACTGCGGGCTTTCTGGCGCTTATACCTGTGGCGTGGACCACGCACGAGGTTGTCCAGACCTTCTACAGACCAAATGTACCTGCCAGCATGAAGTACGAGCTGGGGGAGTGCATATACGTTGGTCTGGCCTCAGCGCTCATCTCCATGCTGGGAGGGGGGATGCTGTGTGTGTCGTGCTGCGAGGAGCAGGACGGCGGGCGCGGGAGGCGGCACGGTGGAGGGTATCCGTATCCGGCTGGGGGCGGTGTGTCAGGCACAGGGGTACGGACGACCTCGCAGATCTACCGCAATCCCACCCTGCAGGTGGGGGGCATCAACACACCCAGCAGGGGGCAGACACTGGTACGAAGCACCAGTGACAGCTCCCACTCGGGCACACGCGGAGTCCAGGGAGGCAAGAAGCCCACGGCGGCAGGTTATGATGTCACAGGATACGTCTGA